A region of Anticarsia gemmatalis isolate Benzon Research Colony breed Stoneville strain chromosome 10, ilAntGemm2 primary, whole genome shotgun sequence DNA encodes the following proteins:
- the LOC142976192 gene encoding basic juvenile hormone-suppressible protein 1-like produces MKLLILAAALALASATVLKDDTYNYVIGKESMVTMDIKMKELCIMKLLNHILQPTMYEDIREIARDWTIEDNMDKYLKVDVVKTFIDTFKLGMLPRGEIFVHSDRLHMEQAVKVFRILYFAKDFDVFIRTCCWLRERINGGMFVYALTAAVFHRTDCMGIILPAPYEIYPYFFVDSHVIEKTHMMKMTKAVNDPVLMKYYGIKVTDKNLVVIDWRKGVRTALTEDDRISYFTEDIDLNTYMYYLHMSYPYWMTDDVYNLNKERRGEVLAYANLQLLARLRLERLGRGMCDIKAIVWDKTLKTGYWPKIRLHTGYEMPVRGNNMVLVTKDNIKVKNMLDDIERMLRNGIWTGKIERRDGTVINLRKPEDIEVLARMVLGGMGLVGDDAKMFHMMHLMRKMLAYNVYNKNTYTYVPTALDMYTTCLRDPVFWRLMKRVTDMFVMFKKMLPVYTRDELDFPGVKVDKITTDKLVTFMDDYDMDITNAVYLDDVEMKKKRSDFTFVARTRRLNHHPFKVTVDVTSDKTVDCVVRIFIGPKYDCMGRLLMVNDKRMDMLEIDTFRYKLETGKNTIVRDSLEMHGVIEQRPWTRHILERSVDAGGTVFKNLDVESWWYKSRVGFPHRLLLPLGRLGGLPLQMFVIVTPIRTGLVLPTVDLTTMKEHKTCRWSICFDTMPLGFPFDRRIEEAHFFTHNMKFHDIMVYRKDMDMANISKDVDMSDMVMRQDDLTYLHRDKLVRYSYKDLMLMGTDNMMRM; encoded by the exons ATGAAGCTGCTCATACTCGCGGCCGCGCTGGCGCTGGCCTCCGCCACCGTCCTCAAGGATGACACCTACAACTACGTCATCGGCAAGGAGAGCATGG TGACCATGGACATCAAAATGAAGGAGCTGTGCATCATGAAGCTCCTGAACCACATCCTGCAGCCCACCATGTACGAGGACATCAGGGAGATCGCGCGCGACTGGACCATCGAAGACAACATGGACAAGTACCTG AAAGTGGACGTGGTGAAGACCTTCATCGACACGTTCAAGCTGGGCATGTTGCCGCGCGGCGAGATCTTCGTGCACAGTGACCGGCTGCACATGGAGCAGGCCGTCAAGGTGTTCAGGATCCTGTACTTCGCCAAGGACTTTGACGTGTTCATCAGGACCTGCTGCTGGCTGCGCGAGCGCATCAACGGAGGCATGTTCGTGTACGCGCTCACCGCCGCCGTGTTCCACAGGACCGACTGCATGGGCATCATCCTGCCCGCGCCCTACGAGATCTACCCCTACTTCTTCGTCGACAGCCACGTCATCGAGAAGACGCACATGATGAAGATGACCAAGGCGGTCAACGACCCCGTGCTCATGAAGTACTACGGCATCAAGGTGACCGACAAGAACCTGGTGGTGATCGACTGGCGCAAGGGAGTGCGCACCGCGCTCACCGAGGACGACCGCATCTCGTACTTCACCGAGGACATCGACCTCAACACCTACATGTACTACCTGCACATGAGCTACCCCTACTGGATGACCGACGACGTCTACAACCTGAACAAGGAGCGCCGCGGCGAGGTGCTGGCCTACGCCAATCTGCAGCTGCTCGCCAGGCTGAGGCTGGAGCGCCTGGGCCGCGGCATGTGCGACATCAAGGCCATCGTGTGGGACAAGACCCTCAAGACCGGCTACTGGCCCAAGATCCGCCTGCACACCGGCTACGAGATGCCCGTGCGCGGCAACAACATGGTGCTCGTCACCAAGGACAACATCAAGGTCAAGAACATGCTGGACGACATCGAGAGGATGCTGCGCAACGGCATCTGGACCGGCAAGATCGAGCGC CGTGACGGTACCGTGATCAACCTGAGGAAGCCCGAGGACATAGAGGTGCTCGCGCGCATGGTGCTCGGCGGCATGGGACTGGTCGGAGACGACGCCAAGATGTTCCACATGATGCACTTGATGAGGAAGATGCTCGCCTACAACGTGTACAACAAGAACAC ATACACGTACGTGCCCACCGCCCTGGACATGTACACCACGTGCCTGCGCGACCCCGTCTTCTGGCGGCTGATGAAGCGCGTCACCGACATGTTCGTCATGTTCAAGAAGATGCTGCCCGTGTACACGCGCGACGAGCTCGACTTCCCCGGCGTCAAGGTGGACAAGATCACCACCGACAAGCTGGTCACCTTCATGGACGACTACGACATGGACATCACCAACGCCGTGTACCTCGACGACGTCGAGATGAAGAAGAAGCGCTCCGACTTCACGTTCGTGGCGCGCACCCGCCGCCTCAACCACCACCCCTTCAAGGTGACCGTGGACGTGACCTCCGACAAGACCGTCGACTGCGTGGTGCGCATCTTCATCGGCCCCAAGTACGACTGCATGGGCCGCCTGCTGATGGTGAACGACAAGCGCATGGACATGCTGGAGATCGACACGTTCCGCTACAAGCTGGAGACCGGCAAGAACACCATCGTGCGCGACTCGCTCGAGATGCACGGCGTCATCGAGCAGCGGCCCTGGACGCGCCACATCCTCGAGCGCAGCGTCGACGCCGGCGGCACCGTGTTCAAGAACCTCGACGTGGAGAGCTGGTGGTACAAGAGCCGCGTCGGCTTCCCGCACAGGCTGCTGCTTCCGCTCGGCCGCCTCGGCGGTCTGCCGCTGCAGATGTTCGTCATCGTGACCCCCATCCGCACCGGCCTGGTGCTGCCCACCGTCGACCTCACCACCATGAAGGAGCACAAGACGTGCCGCTGGAGCATCTGCTTCGACACGATGCCGCTCGGCTTCCCGTTCGACAGGAGGATCGAGGAGGCGCACTTCTTCACGCACAACATGAAGTTCCACGACATCATGGTGTACCGCAAGGACATGGACATGGCCAACATCAGCAAGGACGTGGACATGTCCGACATGGTGATGAGGCAGGACGACCTCACGTACCTGCACCGCGACAAGCTCGTGCGCTACTCCTACAAGGACCTCATGCTCATGGGCACCGACAACATGATGCGCATGTAG